In the Syngnathus scovelli strain Florida chromosome 16, RoL_Ssco_1.2, whole genome shotgun sequence genome, one interval contains:
- the LOC125983646 gene encoding uncharacterized protein — protein sequence MGRLDAAAKRKVVELRKAGLSFRKIKAVLELENIKVSAQAIYLFLREFQGRRPGRVRPPEAGSNAAPPAPLQNLVGRLQETWSGIGLQDLLRDASRNASLSKLAKRASTQANGGAKASRCVESGVETEMHQRQQRQQRQQLQQRRQCVDDTDVQIVSVTSLAQCQQSPESSAATCPVTASVALARRRVTPSPATSSMLAARKRILDKALMHRMKVTSLLRREHAHVQRQQQPPPPSASSSSAPAAATTTTAPTYYDLTAEKSTLEDGGTDMTRRFVPQRPGLSVCSLHTAPRVEIQLAGRSAAPLTSPGGAVLHARTSAGEPSRDTGAGGAIQDQIRVLGCEVRSLGLAVKMLAEQQSRLETEQAQQTHIQKQILGVLQTLASKARPCGNTRQTLSKTPSPSCLPTTSSAFNQDTFNFNRVTLGQCSQTQTAYDSPESLEPVEPFKLAILIPDGTDGFPPCSSTENLPLTHTQQAYPAGPYPQQNCQTLLAPYAQSYAPAYECSHPQGFSKMDDFRTTQDQHLNIIKVEGP from the exons ATGGGTCGTCTGGACGCCGCCGCCAAGCGCAAAGTGGTGGAGCTGAGGAAAGctggcctgagtttccgcaagaTTAAGGCCGTGCTGGAGCTGGAGAACATTAAGGTCTCGGCGCAGGCCATCTACCTGTTCCTTAGGGAGTTCCAAGGCAGACGACCGGGCAGGGTCAGGCCTCCGGAGGCTGGGAGCAACGCAGCACCGCCGGCGCCCCTGCAAAATCTTGTCGGGAGACTGCAGGAGACCTGGAGCGGCATAGGGCTGCAAGACCTGCTACGGGATGCATCGCGCAACGCCAGCTTGAGTAAGTTGGCCAAGCGGGCATCCACGCAAGCAAATGGCGGTGCCAAAGCGTCCCGCTGCGTGGAAAGCGGCGTAGAGACTGAAATGCACCAGAGACAGCAGCGACAGCAGCgacagcagctgcagcagcgaCGGCAGTGTGTGGACGATACCGATGTCCAGATCGTGAGCGTCACGTCTCTTGCGCAGTGTCAGCAAAGCCCCGAGAGCAGTGCGGCGACTTGTCCTGTAACAGCGTCTGTGGCCTTGGCCAGGAGGAGGGTGACGCCCTCCCCCGCCACCAGTTCTATGCTGGCGGCCCGTAAACGCATTTTGGATAAAGCGCTGATGCACAGGATGAAG GTGACATCACTATTGAGGAGAGAACACGCACATGTCCAAAGACAGCAACAACCACCACCGCcatcagcatcatcatcatcagcaccagcagcagcaacaacaacaacagcaccaACATATTATGATCTGACCGCAGAAAAG TCCACACTGGAAGATGGCGGTACAGACATGACCAGACGGTTTGTCCCACAGAGGCcgggtctgtctgtgtgctccctTCACACGGCGCCTCGAGTTGAAATCCAGCTCGCCGGCCGTTCGGCGGCTCCGTTAACGTCACCCGGGGGCGCCGTCCTCCACGCGCGGACCTCTGCTGGTGAGCCGAGCCGAGATACCGGGGCGGGGGGCGCTATTCAGGATCAGATCCGGGTGCTGGGTTGCGAGGTGCGCAGCCTGGGCCTGGCTGTCAAGATGCTGGCGGAGCAGCAGAGCCGCTTGGAGACGGAGCAGGCGCAGCAGACTCACATCCAGAAGCAGATCCTTGGCGTGCTGCAGACCCTGGCGTCCAAAGCAAGACCCTGCGGGAACACCCGGCAAACGCTGAGCAAAACCCCCTCCCCTTCTTGTTTGCCCACCACCTCTTCTGCCTTCAACCAAGACACCTTCAACTTTAACCGAGTCACCTTGGGCCAGTGCAGCCAAACCCAAACGGCCTACGACTCACCGGAGAGTCTGGAACCCGTCGAGCCCTTCAAACTGGCCATCCTGATCCCCGACGGCACGGACGGCTTCCCGCCGTGTAGCAGTACCGAGAACCTCCCACTCACTCACACGCAGCAAGCGTACCCGGCGGGCCCGTACCCTCAACAAAACTGCCAGACTCTCTTGGCGCCCTACGCCCAGTCGTACGCACCCGCCTATGAGTGCTCGCATCCGCAGGGATTCAGCAAGATGGACGATTTCCGGACTACGCAGGATCAACACCTCAATATTATCAAAGTTGAAGGACCCTAG
- the LOC125983654 gene encoding RNA-binding protein with serine-rich domain 1 isoform X1 encodes MAPSPTKRKEEEKTKDRAKEKSAGKDGEKDRGREKAKKRRSASTGSSSSRSRSSSSSSSSSGSSSGSSSGSSSSGSSRSGSSSSRSSSSSSSSGSPSPSRRRHDARRRSRSASKTQKRGEEKDKEKDKEKERRKRTPSPKPTKVHLGRLTRNVTKDHIQEIFATYGKIKSVEMPMERQVPHMSKGFAYVEYESPEEAQKALKYMDGGQIDGQEITAAAVLPQRVRPPPRRLSPPRRMPPPPPMWRRSPPRMRRRSRSPRRRSPARRRSRSRSPGRRRHRSRSSSNSSR; translated from the exons AT GGCTCCATCTCCTACTAAGCGCAAGGAAGAGGAGAAAACTAAAGATCGAGCTAAAGAAAAATCTGCCGGCAAGGACGGCGAAAAGGACAGAGGACGTGAGAAAGCGAAGAAGCGCCGCAGCGCCTCCActggaagcagcagcagcag GTCCCGATCGAGCTCCTCTTCCAGCAGCAGTTCGGGTTCCAGCTCGGGCTCATCCAGCGGCTCCAGCTCGTCCGGAAGCAGCCGCTCTGGCTCTTCCAGCTCGcgatcctcctcctcgtccagcTCCTCAGGATCGCCCAGCCCCAGCCGCCGGCGCCACGACGCCCGCCGCCGCTCCCGCTCGGC GTCCAAAACACAGAAGAGGGGAGAAGAAAAGGATAAAGAAAAAGATAAAGAAAAGGAGAGAAGGAAAAGAACCCCCAGCCCCAAACCAACCAAGGTTCACTTGGGGCGGCTGACTAGGAATGTCACCAAG GATCACATCCAGGAGATTTTTGCCACCTACGGCAAAATCAAGTCGGTGGAGATGCCGATGGAGAGGCAGGTCCCGCACATGTCCAAGGGCTTCGCGTACGTCGAGTACGAGAGCCCCGAAGAGGCCCAGAAGGCTCTCAAGTACATGGACGGAG GTCAGATTGATGGACAGGAGATCACAGCGGCCGCCGTGCTGCCCCAGAGGGTCCGTCCTCCGCCCCGTCGCCTGTCTCCCCCTCGCAGAATGCCCCCTCCCCCGCCCATGTGGCGACGCAGCCCACCCCGCATGAGGAGAAG GTCCCGCTCTCCGAGGAGGCGTTCGCCAGCCCGCCGCCGCTCTCGTTCCCGATCACCCGGTCGCAGGCGTCATCGCTCTCGCTCCAGCTCTAACTCATCCAGATAA
- the LOC125983641 gene encoding uncharacterized protein isoform X3: MRADGHVLICHRHLWESCLVPPVRCRAASTYAPPQTWGGPAGKAAEEQALGPSFRQSEARVDLQTVSRPTDPLLNGLLAEEEKSDEEDMSPDSLLKQTQEHVKRELSREGSKGVVPTPSPEPVSEGEMFSPNRGTELGRGPVSPPEIALHQNVSDPKPQESASPPGPAGQCLWRPSPESGLGLRKPRPFSTGSLRVVFPGMPGECAALSERRKVPPGASWSPDRWSSASSGDADRRNTRGSHRSGCHCAISPMRETCGPGPIGLSSTSRGVCQTVDTQLRSDPAGLDNIDRSQERTARFIAGVTVRPSSWYNSNKSFQGENLSPHRPMPRVSLAVNLGEEPDDPRGPCYKTGTAFLRQAGDVHATNTEEAWRRARVLEEMQRRLEEEHASQISLLLAQQEKEQQCLRREFEEAERRLSQQARAKLQTAANDGAVNPTAATPGCCQGFPSPVTSNKTFPSPQSPIYLRGPLWSVHKPQARPSQVTITGTPFNATTSIFRSVHFHSQILEAEQGRVLFRIGAVARGFLVRRLLKTHKIQHLCQTVTDTRDFIRSFQTAGPQKRSPFSAQDLSLQDRVRAQLRAALYDIHEIFFEMPPADRWALLQQDRELCAEKKQRDTEKAKKERERTALSATTQRSLDRKKREGQATKVMQKPKSPTPVGSCKVQKPSQVQKGVPSQLKRQGSWYTKTPEARVQRLDNLKKQQSLG, from the exons ATGCGAGCCGATGGTCACGTACTCATCTGCCATCGTCATCTGTGGGAAAGCTGCCTTGTCCCCCCTG TTAGATGCAGAGCAGCGTCAACATATGCGCCACCTCAAACGTGGGGCGGTCCAGCTGGAAAGGCAGCAGAGGAGCAAGCCCTCGGCCCAAGTTTCAGACAAAGCG AGGCCAGAGTTGACCTTCAGACTGTCAGTCGGCCAACGGACCCTCTGCTCAACGGCCTCCTtgcagaggaggagaagagcgATGAGGAAGATATGAGTCCGGACAGCCTTCTCAAGCAAACACAAGAGCATGTGAAGAGGGAGCTGAGCAGGGAGGGGTCAAAAGGTGTCGTCCCAACACCTTCGCCCGAGCCTGTCTCGGAAGGAGAAATGTTTAGTCCAAACAGAGGTACTGAATTAGGTCGCGGGCCCGTTAGCCCTCCTGAGATTGCCCTCCACCAAAATGTGTCTGATCCCAAGCCTCAAGAGTCCGCATCGCCGCCTGGTCCGGCCGGTCAGTGCCTTTGGCGGCCGAGCCCAGAGTCCGGCCTCGGCCTCCGTAAGCCGCGCCCATTCTCCACTGGGAGCCTCCGCGTCGTTTTTCCGGGAATGCCGGGAGAATGCGCCGCTCTGTCGGAGAGGCGCAAAGTTCCACCTGGAGCCTCATGGTCCCCGGATCGCTGGAGCTCAGCATCAAGCGGCGACGCGGACCGCCGAAACACGCGGGGTAGTCATCGGTCGGGTTGTCATTGCGCCATCAGTCCGATGCGGGAAACCTGTGGGCCCGGCCCAATCGGCCTGTCGTCAACGTCGCGCGGGGTCTGCCAAACCGTGGACACTCAGCTACGCTCTGACCCAGCTGGATTGGACAACATTGATCGCAGTCAGGAAAGAACAGCTCGCTTCATCGCGGGTGTCACCGTGCGCCCCTCAAGTTGGTACAACTCCAACAAGTCATTCCAGGGAGAGAATCTCTCTCCACATCGGCCGATGCCTCGCGTTTCCCTCGCAGTTAACCTCGGCGAGGAGCCTGATGACCCTCGAGGTCCCTGCTATAAAACTGGGACAGCTTTCCTCAGACAGGCAGGTGATGTACATGCCACAAACACAG AGGAGGCCTGGAGACGAGCGCGGGTTCTGGAGGAAATGCAAAGACGTCTGGAGGAGGAACACGCTTCACAAATATCGCTGCTCTTGGCCCAACAGGAGAAGGAGCAACAGTGCCTGCGGCGG GAGTTTGAAGAGGCCGAAAGGAGACTGAGCCAGCAGGCCCGTGCTAAGCTCCAGACCGCCGCCAATGACGGAGCTGTGAACCCAACCGCCGCTACGCCGGGTTGCTGTCAAG GTTTCCCAAGTCCCGTGACTTCAAACAAGACCTTTCCCTCTCCGCAGTCTCCCATCTACCTACGAGGGCCCTTGTGGTCAGTTCACAAACCTCAAGCGAGGCCAAGTCAGGTGACCATCACCGGGACTCCGTTCAATGCAACCACGTCCATTTTCAGATCAGTGCACTTTCATTCACAGATTTTGGAAGCGGAACAGGGGAGAGTGTTGTTTCGAATCGGCGCCGTCGCCCGCGGCTTTCTCGTGCGCAGACTTCTCAAAACGCACAAGATCCAACATCTGTGTCAAACCGTCACG GACACACGGGACTTCATAAGGTCCTTTCAGACTGCAGGTCCACAGAAGAGAAGCCCTTTCTCAGCTCAGGATCTCTCCCTGCAGGACAGAGTTCGAGCCCAG TTACGTGCAGCCCTCTATGACATCCATGAGATCTTCTTTGAAATGCCTCCGGCGGATCGATGGGCACTGCTGCAGCAGGACCGGGAGCTCTGTGCTGAGAAGAAGCAAAGAGACACG GAAAAAGCCAAGAAGGAAAGGGAGAGAACTGCACTGTCTGCCACCACACAAAGATCTCTGGACCGGAAAAAAAG GGAGGGCCAGGCCACCAAGGTGATGCAGAAGCCAAAGAGTCCCACTCCCGTCGGGTCCTGCAA AGTTCAAAAGCCCAGTCAAGTCCAAAAAGGTGTCCCGAGTCAGCTCAAGCGCCAGGG GAGCTGGTACACAAAGACCCCCGAAGCGAGAGTGCAACGCCTGGACAACCTGAAGAAGCAGCAGTCTCTCGGCTAA
- the LOC125983641 gene encoding uncharacterized protein isoform X1, translated as MESYEEFCLRSVAALQEEGNFKAATCEPMVTYSSAIVICGKAALSPLLDAEQRQHMRHLKRGAVQLERQQRSKPSAQVSDKARHQVPSGEAEKSHIPKETALNSYTLITDSPILPLEARVDLQTVSRPTDPLLNGLLAEEEKSDEEDMSPDSLLKQTQEHVKRELSREGSKGVVPTPSPEPVSEGEMFSPNRGTELGRGPVSPPEIALHQNVSDPKPQESASPPGPAGQCLWRPSPESGLGLRKPRPFSTGSLRVVFPGMPGECAALSERRKVPPGASWSPDRWSSASSGDADRRNTRGSHRSGCHCAISPMRETCGPGPIGLSSTSRGVCQTVDTQLRSDPAGLDNIDRSQERTARFIAGVTVRPSSWYNSNKSFQGENLSPHRPMPRVSLAVNLGEEPDDPRGPCYKTGTAFLRQAGDVHATNTEEAWRRARVLEEMQRRLEEEHASQISLLLAQQEKEQQCLRREFEEAERRLSQQARAKLQTAANDGAVNPTAATPGCCQGFPSPVTSNKTFPSPQSPIYLRGPLWSVHKPQARPSQVTITGTPFNATTSIFRSVHFHSQILEAEQGRVLFRIGAVARGFLVRRLLKTHKIQHLCQTVTDTRDFIRSFQTAGPQKRSPFSAQDLSLQDRVRAQLRAALYDIHEIFFEMPPADRWALLQQDRELCAEKKQRDTEKAKKERERTALSATTQRSLDRKKREGQATKVMQKPKSPTPVGSCKVQKPSQVQKGVPSQLKRQGSWYTKTPEARVQRLDNLKKQQSLG; from the exons ATGGAAAGCTACGAGGAATTCTGCCTCCGAAGTGTGGCCGCGCTACAGGAGGAGGGGAACTTCAAGGCAGCGACATGCGAGCCGATGGTCACGTACTCATCTGCCATCGTCATCTGTGGGAAAGCTGCCTTGTCCCCCCTG TTAGATGCAGAGCAGCGTCAACATATGCGCCACCTCAAACGTGGGGCGGTCCAGCTGGAAAGGCAGCAGAGGAGCAAGCCCTCGGCCCAAGTTTCAGACAAAGCG AGGCATCAAGTGCCAAGCGGCGAGGCTGAAAAGTCACATATTCCCAAAGAAACAGCACTCAACAGTTACACGCTGATCACCGACTCGCCCATCCTTCCCTTAGAGGCCAGAGTTGACCTTCAGACTGTCAGTCGGCCAACGGACCCTCTGCTCAACGGCCTCCTtgcagaggaggagaagagcgATGAGGAAGATATGAGTCCGGACAGCCTTCTCAAGCAAACACAAGAGCATGTGAAGAGGGAGCTGAGCAGGGAGGGGTCAAAAGGTGTCGTCCCAACACCTTCGCCCGAGCCTGTCTCGGAAGGAGAAATGTTTAGTCCAAACAGAGGTACTGAATTAGGTCGCGGGCCCGTTAGCCCTCCTGAGATTGCCCTCCACCAAAATGTGTCTGATCCCAAGCCTCAAGAGTCCGCATCGCCGCCTGGTCCGGCCGGTCAGTGCCTTTGGCGGCCGAGCCCAGAGTCCGGCCTCGGCCTCCGTAAGCCGCGCCCATTCTCCACTGGGAGCCTCCGCGTCGTTTTTCCGGGAATGCCGGGAGAATGCGCCGCTCTGTCGGAGAGGCGCAAAGTTCCACCTGGAGCCTCATGGTCCCCGGATCGCTGGAGCTCAGCATCAAGCGGCGACGCGGACCGCCGAAACACGCGGGGTAGTCATCGGTCGGGTTGTCATTGCGCCATCAGTCCGATGCGGGAAACCTGTGGGCCCGGCCCAATCGGCCTGTCGTCAACGTCGCGCGGGGTCTGCCAAACCGTGGACACTCAGCTACGCTCTGACCCAGCTGGATTGGACAACATTGATCGCAGTCAGGAAAGAACAGCTCGCTTCATCGCGGGTGTCACCGTGCGCCCCTCAAGTTGGTACAACTCCAACAAGTCATTCCAGGGAGAGAATCTCTCTCCACATCGGCCGATGCCTCGCGTTTCCCTCGCAGTTAACCTCGGCGAGGAGCCTGATGACCCTCGAGGTCCCTGCTATAAAACTGGGACAGCTTTCCTCAGACAGGCAGGTGATGTACATGCCACAAACACAG AGGAGGCCTGGAGACGAGCGCGGGTTCTGGAGGAAATGCAAAGACGTCTGGAGGAGGAACACGCTTCACAAATATCGCTGCTCTTGGCCCAACAGGAGAAGGAGCAACAGTGCCTGCGGCGG GAGTTTGAAGAGGCCGAAAGGAGACTGAGCCAGCAGGCCCGTGCTAAGCTCCAGACCGCCGCCAATGACGGAGCTGTGAACCCAACCGCCGCTACGCCGGGTTGCTGTCAAG GTTTCCCAAGTCCCGTGACTTCAAACAAGACCTTTCCCTCTCCGCAGTCTCCCATCTACCTACGAGGGCCCTTGTGGTCAGTTCACAAACCTCAAGCGAGGCCAAGTCAGGTGACCATCACCGGGACTCCGTTCAATGCAACCACGTCCATTTTCAGATCAGTGCACTTTCATTCACAGATTTTGGAAGCGGAACAGGGGAGAGTGTTGTTTCGAATCGGCGCCGTCGCCCGCGGCTTTCTCGTGCGCAGACTTCTCAAAACGCACAAGATCCAACATCTGTGTCAAACCGTCACG GACACACGGGACTTCATAAGGTCCTTTCAGACTGCAGGTCCACAGAAGAGAAGCCCTTTCTCAGCTCAGGATCTCTCCCTGCAGGACAGAGTTCGAGCCCAG TTACGTGCAGCCCTCTATGACATCCATGAGATCTTCTTTGAAATGCCTCCGGCGGATCGATGGGCACTGCTGCAGCAGGACCGGGAGCTCTGTGCTGAGAAGAAGCAAAGAGACACG GAAAAAGCCAAGAAGGAAAGGGAGAGAACTGCACTGTCTGCCACCACACAAAGATCTCTGGACCGGAAAAAAAG GGAGGGCCAGGCCACCAAGGTGATGCAGAAGCCAAAGAGTCCCACTCCCGTCGGGTCCTGCAA AGTTCAAAAGCCCAGTCAAGTCCAAAAAGGTGTCCCGAGTCAGCTCAAGCGCCAGGG GAGCTGGTACACAAAGACCCCCGAAGCGAGAGTGCAACGCCTGGACAACCTGAAGAAGCAGCAGTCTCTCGGCTAA
- the LOC125983654 gene encoding RNA-binding protein with serine-rich domain 1 isoform X2 yields MAPSPTKRKEEEKTKDRAKEKSAGKDGEKDRGREKAKKRRSASTGSSSSSSSGSSSGSSSGSSSSGSSRSGSSSSRSSSSSSSSGSPSPSRRRHDARRRSRSASKTQKRGEEKDKEKDKEKERRKRTPSPKPTKVHLGRLTRNVTKDHIQEIFATYGKIKSVEMPMERQVPHMSKGFAYVEYESPEEAQKALKYMDGGQIDGQEITAAAVLPQRVRPPPRRLSPPRRMPPPPPMWRRSPPRMRRRSRSPRRRSPARRRSRSRSPGRRRHRSRSSSNSSR; encoded by the exons AT GGCTCCATCTCCTACTAAGCGCAAGGAAGAGGAGAAAACTAAAGATCGAGCTAAAGAAAAATCTGCCGGCAAGGACGGCGAAAAGGACAGAGGACGTGAGAAAGCGAAGAAGCGCCGCAGCGCCTCCActggaagcagcagcagcag CAGTTCGGGTTCCAGCTCGGGCTCATCCAGCGGCTCCAGCTCGTCCGGAAGCAGCCGCTCTGGCTCTTCCAGCTCGcgatcctcctcctcgtccagcTCCTCAGGATCGCCCAGCCCCAGCCGCCGGCGCCACGACGCCCGCCGCCGCTCCCGCTCGGC GTCCAAAACACAGAAGAGGGGAGAAGAAAAGGATAAAGAAAAAGATAAAGAAAAGGAGAGAAGGAAAAGAACCCCCAGCCCCAAACCAACCAAGGTTCACTTGGGGCGGCTGACTAGGAATGTCACCAAG GATCACATCCAGGAGATTTTTGCCACCTACGGCAAAATCAAGTCGGTGGAGATGCCGATGGAGAGGCAGGTCCCGCACATGTCCAAGGGCTTCGCGTACGTCGAGTACGAGAGCCCCGAAGAGGCCCAGAAGGCTCTCAAGTACATGGACGGAG GTCAGATTGATGGACAGGAGATCACAGCGGCCGCCGTGCTGCCCCAGAGGGTCCGTCCTCCGCCCCGTCGCCTGTCTCCCCCTCGCAGAATGCCCCCTCCCCCGCCCATGTGGCGACGCAGCCCACCCCGCATGAGGAGAAG GTCCCGCTCTCCGAGGAGGCGTTCGCCAGCCCGCCGCCGCTCTCGTTCCCGATCACCCGGTCGCAGGCGTCATCGCTCTCGCTCCAGCTCTAACTCATCCAGATAA
- the LOC125983641 gene encoding uncharacterized protein isoform X2: MESYEEFCLRSVAALQEEGNFKAATCEPMVTYSSAIVICGKAALSPLLDAEQRQHMRHLKRGAVQLERQQRSKPSAQVSDKARHQVPSGEAEKSHIPKETALNSYTLITDSPILPLEARVDLQTVSRPTDPLLNGLLAEEEKSDEEDMSPDSLLKQTQEHVKRELSREGSKGVVPTPSPEPVSEGEMFSPNRGTELGRGPVSPPEIALHQNVSDPKPQESASPPGPAGQCLWRPSPESGLGLRKPRPFSTGSLRVVFPGMPGECAALSERRKVPPGASWSPDRWSSASSGDADRRNTRGSHRSGCHCAISPMRETCGPGPIGLSSTSRGVCQTVDTQLRSDPAGLDNIDRSQERTARFIAGVTVRPSSWYNSNKSFQGENLSPHRPMPRVSLAVNLGEEPDDPRGPCYKTGTAFLRQAGDVHATNTEEAWRRARVLEEMQRRLEEEHASQISLLLAQQEKEQQCLRREFEEAERRLSQQARAKLQTAANDGAVNPTAATPGCCQGFPSPVTSNKTFPSPQSPIYLRGPLWSVHKPQARPSQILEAEQGRVLFRIGAVARGFLVRRLLKTHKIQHLCQTVTDTRDFIRSFQTAGPQKRSPFSAQDLSLQDRVRAQLRAALYDIHEIFFEMPPADRWALLQQDRELCAEKKQRDTEKAKKERERTALSATTQRSLDRKKREGQATKVMQKPKSPTPVGSCKVQKPSQVQKGVPSQLKRQGSWYTKTPEARVQRLDNLKKQQSLG; encoded by the exons ATGGAAAGCTACGAGGAATTCTGCCTCCGAAGTGTGGCCGCGCTACAGGAGGAGGGGAACTTCAAGGCAGCGACATGCGAGCCGATGGTCACGTACTCATCTGCCATCGTCATCTGTGGGAAAGCTGCCTTGTCCCCCCTG TTAGATGCAGAGCAGCGTCAACATATGCGCCACCTCAAACGTGGGGCGGTCCAGCTGGAAAGGCAGCAGAGGAGCAAGCCCTCGGCCCAAGTTTCAGACAAAGCG AGGCATCAAGTGCCAAGCGGCGAGGCTGAAAAGTCACATATTCCCAAAGAAACAGCACTCAACAGTTACACGCTGATCACCGACTCGCCCATCCTTCCCTTAGAGGCCAGAGTTGACCTTCAGACTGTCAGTCGGCCAACGGACCCTCTGCTCAACGGCCTCCTtgcagaggaggagaagagcgATGAGGAAGATATGAGTCCGGACAGCCTTCTCAAGCAAACACAAGAGCATGTGAAGAGGGAGCTGAGCAGGGAGGGGTCAAAAGGTGTCGTCCCAACACCTTCGCCCGAGCCTGTCTCGGAAGGAGAAATGTTTAGTCCAAACAGAGGTACTGAATTAGGTCGCGGGCCCGTTAGCCCTCCTGAGATTGCCCTCCACCAAAATGTGTCTGATCCCAAGCCTCAAGAGTCCGCATCGCCGCCTGGTCCGGCCGGTCAGTGCCTTTGGCGGCCGAGCCCAGAGTCCGGCCTCGGCCTCCGTAAGCCGCGCCCATTCTCCACTGGGAGCCTCCGCGTCGTTTTTCCGGGAATGCCGGGAGAATGCGCCGCTCTGTCGGAGAGGCGCAAAGTTCCACCTGGAGCCTCATGGTCCCCGGATCGCTGGAGCTCAGCATCAAGCGGCGACGCGGACCGCCGAAACACGCGGGGTAGTCATCGGTCGGGTTGTCATTGCGCCATCAGTCCGATGCGGGAAACCTGTGGGCCCGGCCCAATCGGCCTGTCGTCAACGTCGCGCGGGGTCTGCCAAACCGTGGACACTCAGCTACGCTCTGACCCAGCTGGATTGGACAACATTGATCGCAGTCAGGAAAGAACAGCTCGCTTCATCGCGGGTGTCACCGTGCGCCCCTCAAGTTGGTACAACTCCAACAAGTCATTCCAGGGAGAGAATCTCTCTCCACATCGGCCGATGCCTCGCGTTTCCCTCGCAGTTAACCTCGGCGAGGAGCCTGATGACCCTCGAGGTCCCTGCTATAAAACTGGGACAGCTTTCCTCAGACAGGCAGGTGATGTACATGCCACAAACACAG AGGAGGCCTGGAGACGAGCGCGGGTTCTGGAGGAAATGCAAAGACGTCTGGAGGAGGAACACGCTTCACAAATATCGCTGCTCTTGGCCCAACAGGAGAAGGAGCAACAGTGCCTGCGGCGG GAGTTTGAAGAGGCCGAAAGGAGACTGAGCCAGCAGGCCCGTGCTAAGCTCCAGACCGCCGCCAATGACGGAGCTGTGAACCCAACCGCCGCTACGCCGGGTTGCTGTCAAG GTTTCCCAAGTCCCGTGACTTCAAACAAGACCTTTCCCTCTCCGCAGTCTCCCATCTACCTACGAGGGCCCTTGTGGTCAGTTCACAAACCTCAAGCGAGGCCAAGTCAG ATTTTGGAAGCGGAACAGGGGAGAGTGTTGTTTCGAATCGGCGCCGTCGCCCGCGGCTTTCTCGTGCGCAGACTTCTCAAAACGCACAAGATCCAACATCTGTGTCAAACCGTCACG GACACACGGGACTTCATAAGGTCCTTTCAGACTGCAGGTCCACAGAAGAGAAGCCCTTTCTCAGCTCAGGATCTCTCCCTGCAGGACAGAGTTCGAGCCCAG TTACGTGCAGCCCTCTATGACATCCATGAGATCTTCTTTGAAATGCCTCCGGCGGATCGATGGGCACTGCTGCAGCAGGACCGGGAGCTCTGTGCTGAGAAGAAGCAAAGAGACACG GAAAAAGCCAAGAAGGAAAGGGAGAGAACTGCACTGTCTGCCACCACACAAAGATCTCTGGACCGGAAAAAAAG GGAGGGCCAGGCCACCAAGGTGATGCAGAAGCCAAAGAGTCCCACTCCCGTCGGGTCCTGCAA AGTTCAAAAGCCCAGTCAAGTCCAAAAAGGTGTCCCGAGTCAGCTCAAGCGCCAGGG GAGCTGGTACACAAAGACCCCCGAAGCGAGAGTGCAACGCCTGGACAACCTGAAGAAGCAGCAGTCTCTCGGCTAA